From the Limanda limanda chromosome 2, fLimLim1.1, whole genome shotgun sequence genome, one window contains:
- the gtpbp2b gene encoding GTP-binding protein 2b, with translation MVDLSQSGAVSPGHSRHGPGSGPGSSGPGSTGRKASKKPRTRRSKRGRRRRNKKSQRNNPPPFLPPEAEEGNIEYKLKLVNPTQYRFEHLATQLKWRLQEGRGEAVYQIGVEDNGLLVGLTDADMKASLKTLQRMAEKVGADITLLREREVDYDFDRNTRKIAEVLIRKVPDDQQFLDLRVAVLGNVDSGKSTLLGVLTQGELDNGRGRARLNLFRHLHEIQTGRTSSISFEILGFNSKGEVVNYSDSRTAEEICESSSKMITFIDLAGHHKYLKTTIFGLTSYCPDFAMLVVSANTGIAGTTREHLGLAMALKVPIFIVVSKVDLCSRGTVERTVRQLERVLKQPGCNKVPMLVSSPDDAVTAAQQFTQSTCITPIFTLSAVSGESLNLLKVFLNILPPLSNSKEQEELMQQLTEFQVDEIYSVPDVGTVVGGTLYSGVCREGERLVVGPTDEGRFLRLKVGSIQRNRSACRLLRAGQAATLALGNFDRSLLRKGMVMVSPKMNPTTGCEFEAAIVLLFHAKTFRRGSQVTVHVGNVRQTATVECLHGKDELRTGERAVVRFRFIKHPEYLRLGAKLLFREGVTKGIGHVTGLLPPSQNHDQNVDQNLQEH, from the exons ATGGTGGATTTATCCCAAAGTGGCGCAGTGTCTCCCGGACACAGCAGGCACGGACCGGGCTCCGGCCCCGGGAGCTCCGGCCCCGGGAGCACCGGGAGGAAAGCGTCCAAAAAGCCCCGGACGAGAAGAAGCAAACGAGGCCGGAGGAGACGGAACAAAAAGAGCCAGCGGAACAACCCTCCGCCGTTCCTGCCCCCGGAG gctgAAGAAGGGAACATTGAATATAAG CTGAAGCTGGTGAACCCGACTCAGTATCGCTTCGAGCATCTGGCCACGCAGCTGAAGTGGCGCCTGCAGGAGGGCCGCGGCGAGGCCGTCTACCAGATCGGAGTGGAAGACAACGGCCTGCTGGTCGGGCTGACGGACGCCGACATGAAGGCCTCGCTCAAGACCTTGCAGAGGATGGCGGAGAA AGTCGGGGCCGACATCACtctgctcagagagagagaggtggactACGACTTTGACAGAAACACACGGAAAATTGCAGAAGTCCTCATTCGAAAAGTTCCTGATGACCAGCAG TTCCTGGACCTGCGGGTGGCAGTGCTGGGCAATGTGGACTCAGGGAAGTCCACCCTGCTAGGCGTCCTGACGCAGGGCGAGCTGGACAACGGGCGCGGCAGAGCGCGGCTCAACCTCTTCAGACATCTGCACGAGATCCAGACCGGACGCACGTCCAGCATCAGCTTCGAGATCCTGGGCTTCAACAGCAAAGGAGAG GTTGTGAACTACAGTGACTCTCGGACGGCTGAGGAGATCTGCGAGAGCTCGTCCAAGATGATCACCTTCATCGACCTCGCCGGACACCACAAGTACCTGAAGACCACCATCTTCGGTCTCACCAGCTACTGCCCCGACTTCGCCATGCTGGTGGTGAGCGCCAACACCGGCATTG CCGGGACCACGCGGGAGCACCTGGGCCTGGCCATGGCGCTGAAGGTTCCCATCTTCATCGTGGTCAGTAAGGTGGATCTGTGTTCCCGTGGCACGGTGGAGCGAACCGTCCGGCAGCTGGAGCGAGTGCTGAAGCAGCCGGGCTGCAACAAGGTGCCCATGCTGGTGTCCAGCCCGGACGACGCCGTGACCGCCGCGCAGCAGTTCACCCAATCCACATG catcaCGCCCATCTTCACTCTGTCCGCTGTGTCTGGAGAGAGTCTGAACCTCCTGAAGGTTTTTCTGAACATCCTCCCTCCACTGAGCAACAgcaaagagcaggaggagctgatgcAGCAGCTCACTGAGTTCCag GTGGATGAGATTTACTCAGTTCCAGATGTTGGGACTGTGGTGGGAGGAACTCTGTACAG tggaGTGTGCAGGGAGGGCGAGCGGCTCGTGGTCGGTCCCACAGACGAAGGGCGTTTCCTGCGGCTGAAGGTCGGCAGCATCCAGAGGAACCGCTCGGCCTGCCGCCTGCTGCGAGCCGGGCAGGCCGCCACGCTGGCGCTGGGGAACTTCGACCGCTCACTGCTGcgcaag GGCATGGTGATGGTCAGCCCCAAGATGAACCCGACCACCGGCTGCGAGTTCGAAGCCGCCATCGTCCTGCTCTTCCACGCCAAGACTTTCCGCCGGGGGTCACAGGTCACCGTGCACGTCGGCAACGTCCGGCAGACCGCCACGGTGGAGTGCCTCCACGGGAAG GACGAGCTGCGTACTGGCGAGCGAGCTGTGGTTCGATTCCGCTTCATCAAACACCCTGAGTACCTGCGGCTGGGCGCCAAGCTGCTCTTCAGGGAGGGCGTGACTAAAGGCATCGGCCACGTCACGGGTCTGCTGCCGCCGTCCCAGAACCACGACCAGAAcgtggaccagaacctgcaggAGCATTAG